TCCCATAGAGAGATGGTGTCATGCTGCAAAAACACAACAAAACGACCCTTGCGTAAGACGCAAATGCGATGAATATGAGCGCTCCCCGGAATGACGCTCTGCCGCGAGAGGTTGTTCTTCTCTGAGTGGGTCCAGACAACGCATTCGCCCTCTTCCGTTCTAGACACAACAGCTCGACCACTGAAGTTTCGAACCATCTTTTTGATGGGCGCCGAATGACCGGACCAGATACAGCGCCGAGTGAGACGATTTTGCTCGTTGATGGTATCGAGGAACTCCACCAGGTTCGCTTCGTAGACATGAATCTGGCCATCAAAGTCATGGGCCAGTATATGTAGCCGCCCGGTCTGTCGATCGCAATAGCTCTGTACTTGAACATGTAGACCAGCCCGGATGTCGAGTAGATGCGACTCGAAGCTTGCGACTTTGACAGCGGTCTTTGGTTTGTTAGTTCTCGAACCAACGTCTTCGAAAGCATATATAGTCATGTTTCCTGCGCCATCGGAAGCAACACAAAGTTCGGGGCTCTTGTTTGCAAGGGCTATCAAGTTCTCGAGAGCAGTGTCGCATTTCCCTTCCTGAGCTGGACGACGCTGAACAGtgagctcggcggcagcTGAAACCTCTCTCCCGTCGATGATGAATGAAGCCAGGGGTACTCTGGTAAGGGGAGATTTAAGGCTATGTTCTCGGAGTTCAGAGGTCAAATCGATGGCCCCCCAAAGATTCATGTGCCCAGAGGCATGCGTATCTGCGCCTATCCAAACGCGTACCACGTTATCGGCGCAAATAGTATAAAGAGCGTTTTCGACCGTTTGCTCGGCATGGAAAGGCTTCCGCCATCGAAGACTGGTGATAACGTCCGGGTGGCGCAAGTAGGCCAGGTCAAAGCGCACATCGTCGGCTCCATAAGTCAATCGGCGCCAGACCTTGACTAGACAATCTTGAAGTCCAACAGAAGCTATGTATGCCGAGTCGTACGAGAGCTCTGCGACCTTCAGGGGGTTCGGGACAGGCTTGTTCCATAACTGCGCAGGCTCGGCAATGGTCGAGTACAAGTAGAGGGCGCAATGGCCAACGAGGAGCTCTTCAGTACCACCCCAGCTTAAGGAGACGCCGTCAGCGGCATTTTGAGGATCGGGAATTGGAAATGATGATTGAAGGCCCCACTAAAAGGTAGATGCTTCGTTAGCTGCTGTGTACAACGAGCCGAAAGTGATGGATGCAGCGGAGGGACGTCGGCTTCAACGCACCTTAAGAGCATCTTCTGGCTGTCCAAACGGCCTGTAGACTCTTACGACAGATTTGGTACAGGTGGCAATCTTGCCCGAAGATTCATCAAAGGCTACGGCTTGCAAATGACtcgggtcgtcgtcgtagatGGTCTGGAGAACGGTATCCGAATCGGTGAGGATAGTAAATGCGCTGCCGGTTATGTAGACCTGCAGGGGGGCAATTGTCAGCACTACatgcgacgacggcgacgacaacaatAAGGGCAAGAGAAGCGAGGGATGTGTCCATTTCTTACATTGAAGTGTCTCGTGTCCCAGAAGCCCGTCGCAAGAGCTTGGAGCCCAGACCTCGGTCTGCCTGGGAGGACTGCTCTCATCCTACTAGCGAGAGGACCACAGCAGCATTGCTCAGGTGGGTAGAAGTGGCGCGAGTGTCAGGGAACGCAATGCTGACTGACTTGTTTGGAAGCTGTCGAGGTGGTATGGAGCGAGGACCGAGTTGGTCGTCTTGAGATGGGGTGGGGTGCGAGCTGAGCTATGCGAAAGATGGACTTAAGGTAAGGTAGGCAGGTATGTAGGTAAGTAGCTCAATTGAAGTGCTTcacatacctaggtaggttggGCTTTGGAGGATTTAGCATGTCGGCAATACGTACCTCTGCTATTCCAGAACATCtgacgaaggggggggggggggctcagGAGCGCGTCGCAACCTAACAAACACCGCGATAAGATAAAGCACCCCGGACCTCAGCCAAACAATGACGCCAGCATACAAGTATCCTTACCCGAGTTTTGTTGTATCGAATGCACACTAATCTAGGACTAGCATATTTGCGCCCTGAAAGCGCCTCCTAGGTACCCTACCCAAGTGAGGTGTTAGCATCAACTGATGGACGTGATGCTCCTCATCTGCACCACATGACAAGCAGATAACATCCAACATCCAATCTCCACCCTCAAACTGTTCCTAAGAGACACCAAAGCAGTCCTCATCTACTCATTAATGGTTTCCAACAACCAAAATAACATCTACAAGACCGCATCATATAATCTAtgctcgtcgagggccgtTCATCCCCCGCCACCCATTCATCCGAAGCCTTCATCATCTCTTACTTTTTGCTGCTGGACCCTTCTGGCATGCTATCATCGGGCGCCCGTCGCGTATCTGCCACGGAGAGTCTCTGCGCCTGTGCAAAGGAAAGCCTGCTCAGCTGGCCTGTTGGAGCTGGAGGCATGCTCTGGTTGTAACGCTCCCGAAGCTGCCGCTCGAACGGCGTCGTTAGCGGCGCGAATGGTGTCATGGAAGGTAGCCTGACAGAAGATGCCATGCCTGTCCATCGCGTCGGCGTGTCCATGACGACCCCATCGACGTCGGGCCCTGACCCCGCGCCGTCATgatcctcgtcctcgacggccggaCCGACCTCTTGGATATTGGAACCCCTGAGTGATAAACCGCCGGCTCGCTCGTGAACTGCCCTCGAGAGTGGTACCGAGCTGTGACCGAGTCCGAACCCAACACCTCTCCGCGAACTTGCAAGGTTGGGTCGCGTGGCAGTCGACTGCTGCGACGTGGAGAAATCCCTATCCCCTTTCCAGTGAAGCAGAAGTCGCCGCACCACTTTCTTACTGTTCCTCTCCCGGACATCGAGTGCGACGTATTCGCGGCTCTTGAGCTGTAGCAAGGTCGATTGCCACTGGCTCCAATACCGAGACTTGAGTGTCAGTCCCCAGGCCTGATTGGCAAGGTCCTGTGTCCCCGCGTGATCTTGCGACATGCTCTGCCATTCATTAACCCATGCGGCGGTCAAAAGCCTGCCTGCACCCCAATCGTTTCTGCTCTTCTCTCGCCATGTTTCCATCATGCGAACGAGGCGAGCCCGTTCAACCAAACCGTGATGTTGAATCGCCTCCCAGCTGATGTTGCCATGTGCACGAGTAACTATCTTCCAGCGGCCGAGGTGACCTTTGGTAAAGGTAGCCTTGACGTGTTTTCTGCACTGCGCGTATAATTTTCGAGTACTGGATCTCCAGGATACCTTTAGGCGCCATGTCTTCAACGCGTGGGTGGCACTGACGTAGAAGCACCCACGCTTCGACCACGTATTGAGGCTTCTGTTGTAATCAACATCAAAATGCCATGACTCCAAGGCCTTTTGCGCTCCTTGATGCACTGCAAACCGGCGAGATCTTGTGCTGGTCTTGGCTAACAGCGAAGCCTGCCGTTGCCAATTGCCCAGGACCTTGGTTTTTAGCATGCGATCTGACAAGTCCATAAGGAATTTCCCGCCTCGCGGTTGCCGTGTCCGTGGCGCCTGGCCACCTTGAGAGTCGACATGCTTGCCACGACCGTACAAATTGGCCTCGCCAAGGGATGGCGGTGCCTGACAAGCGGCTTGCCATCTTGACAGCGAGCTACGAAGGAGCCTGACTCTCAACTTGGCCCTGAAGAACTCAACCCGAGTGTACAAATGCCACTGACTCAGGGAACCGCAGACAACAATGAATCGGCGGAACGACGCAACGCCCTTGATGTGCGATGAAGCCTGACGGTGCCATATCCTGGTGGCCTGTGACAACTCCTGCCTCTGACGTAGGACTTCAATATGTGGCTGCAGTCTTGAAGAGATGACGCAGGCTGAATGCCAGTGTTGTAGATAAATATTCATGGGGCGGAACGGATGTTGAGGTTTAATGTGAGTTGGACAAGAGGCAGACCATTGGCTGAGAGCGTTCTGGACGGATTTGCGTTGAGCATGAGCTAAGGCGCAATGTCCATTTAAGATCGCCTTGTCTGCGCGTCTGAGCCACAGGGTTAAAAGTCGTGTTGTAAAAATGCGACGGCCCTTGAACCTGGTCTCGGCCGTCACAAGCTCCCACGAATCGAAGTGACGCATCCGCATGATATGTCTCCTGGCTACAGCTGTCCGTTCAAGCTTATCCAGAGCATGTTGCTCCCAATGGGATATTCCTCTAAGGAGTAGCAAATACCCAGCTGCCTTTCGCGATTGTCGTTCCAGTAGAGTATACCGCGCCTCAGCTTCCAGGTCTTCCCGTGTTTGCAGGTCAGTTTCCTGTCCTTCCTCTTGTTCGACCTGGCTTCCAGGTTCTTCGACAGGTTGCCCTTGCTCAAAAGGGTCTTCGGCTGGGTTGTGTGTGATATGCCCCTGAATGGCCATCTTATGCCCAAAAGGCTGTTGAACGGCAAGTCCATGCCTCGCCGGCTCTTGGACATCGGGCTCACGGACTACGGGCTCGTTCTCAAGATGGACAACTCCGCCGCCATTTCCACTCGGCTCAGTGGTGTTATCCGGCGGTAGTAACCAGTTCACTTTCCGCACCGGTTTGGACCGAGTGAGCGCCGGGGTCTTGTTTTCGTTCTCCGCGGGAGCGCCGATGGGAGGGTTTACAGGCTTAGCCATAGTATCGCCAGAGACCTGTTGCTTGTTGTTACTGGCAATCGAATGGTTGTTTTGACCAGTTTGCTCCGTGTTTTCAACTGCCAAGGTCGTATAACTTtgtggtggcggcggcggtggtggtgattgTGGTTTTTTGATAGAAGTGGCTGGCTCTGAACTCGACGAGTTCGGCCCCAGGTCGGTGCGCGTCAACCTTGGGGGAGATCCGGAATCACCCAGGTGGTGTGTCTCGTGAAATGCCggatgacgaggagacgCGACATTTTCCTGATGGGCTGGCTGGGGGGCTGAGGGCTCATCTTCGGAGAGCTCCTCTTCGGAGGGCTCATCTTCGGACGAGTCAGAGTTGCGATCGGTCGCCGATAGGGAGAGCGACTGCTGAACAGACCCCTCGTGACGCGGACCGCTGTGGAAGTCTGGGCCGTTGCCATGGTCCGAGAGAATCTTGGAGCCGTCGCTGCGGCTGTCGAATTCGAGTCCGATACCCATCTTTGATAGGACGGCGCGGAGTTTCTCCACGAGCAATCCATCGCCGCGTTCGCCGCCAATCCGAAAGACGAGGCGGGAAATGTGTTGGTCCTTTTCCGGGTCGAGGCCATGGAGCGGCAGAATGTCGTCGTAGGCCTGGAATAGTGCGTTTGTTGCCAATCGCTCTCCAGCGGGAAGGAATTCGAGAATTTCCTGCGCGGCCGTGACGATATCGTGCAGAAGAGCGACATCTGCGAGGATTCATTAGTCGCATTGCGCTTACGGGTTTGTTTGTTCGCAAGGCGCGAGCATAGACCGAAAGAGTGGCTGAGATAGCGCAAATAGAAGCACACTCACCTTCGTCACTGTAATAGAATTCGGAGCTTTGGACAGACTCGAAGCTGGATATGCCGTCACGAGGAGCCAGCGCTGGGCGATACGGCAGCGACGGCATGTGAACTGGCGCCGAGCTAGGAGCATAATAAGATGGTGGTAAAAGAGCTCTCCAGTGGTGTTAGTGATGGCTGGGTTTGCGATTGGGCCTAGATGCAGTCGTGTCGCTGAGACCAGAACTTGAGGTTGG
This genomic interval from Colletotrichum higginsianum IMI 349063 chromosome 9, whole genome shotgun sequence contains the following:
- a CDS encoding WD repeat protein, producing the protein MPSLPYRPALAPRDGISSFESVQSSEFYYSDEDVALLHDIVTAAQEILEFLPAGERLATNALFQAYDDILPLHGLDPEKDQHISRLVFRIGGERGDGLLVEKLRAVLSKMGIGLEFDSRSDGSKILSDHGNGPDFHSGPRHEGSVQQSLSLSATDRNSDSSEDEPSEEELSEDEPSAPQPAHQENVASPRHPAFHETHHLGDSGSPPRLTRTDLGPNSSSSEPATSIKKPQSPPPPPPPQSYTTLAVENTEQTGQNNHSIASNNKQQVSGDTMAKPVNPPIGAPAENENKTPALTRSKPVRKVNWLLPPDNTTEPSGNGGGVVHLENEPVVREPDVQEPARHGLAVQQPFGHKMAIQGHITHNPAEDPFEQGQPVEEPGSQVEQEEGQETDLQTREDLEAEARYTLLERQSRKAAGYLLLLRGISHWEQHALDKLERTAVARRHIMRMRHFDSWELVTAETRFKGRRIFTTRLLTLWLRRADKAILNGHCALAHAQRKSVQNALSQWSASCPTHIKPQHPFRPMNIYLQHWHSACVISSRLQPHIEVLRQRQELSQATRIWHRQASSHIKGVASFRRFIVVCGSLSQWHLYTRVEFFRAKLRVRLLRSSLSRWQAACQAPPSLGEANLYGRGKHVDSQGGQAPRTRQPRGGKFLMDLSDRMLKTKVLGNWQRQASLLAKTSTRSRRFAVHQGAQKALESWHFDVDYNRSLNTWSKRGCFYVSATHALKTWRLKVSWRSSTRKLYAQCRKHVKATFTKGHLGRWKIVTRAHGNISWEAIQHHGLVERARLVRMMETWREKSRNDWGAGRLLTAAWVNEWQSMSQDHAGTQDLANQAWGLTLKSRYWSQWQSTLLQLKSREYVALDVRERNSKKVVRRLLLHWKGDRDFSTSQQSTATRPNLASSRRGVGFGLGHSSVPLSRAVHERAGGLSLRGSNIQEVGPAVEDEDHDGAGSGPDVDGVVMDTPTRWTGMASSVRLPSMTPFAPLTTPFERQLRERYNQSMPPAPTGQLSRLSFAQAQRLSVADTRRAPDDSMPEGSSSKK